Proteins encoded within one genomic window of Brassica rapa cultivar Chiifu-401-42 chromosome A09, CAAS_Brap_v3.01, whole genome shotgun sequence:
- the LOC103838299 gene encoding RHOMBOID-like protein 2 — protein sequence MANRDSERGEGKQNNNNIYDESSSDTHWTSWLVPLIVVANLAVFIAVMFVNDCPKKIIGPNKACVARFLGRFSFQPLRENPLFGPSSSTLERMGALEWGKVVHEHQGWRLVTCMWLHAGILHLLTNMLSLIFIGIRLEQQFGFIRVGLIYLISGLGGSILSSLFLQESISVGASGALFGLLGAMLSELLTNWTIYANKAAALFTLLFIIAINLGLGLLPRVDNFAHIGGFITGFCLGFILLVRPQHGWESSRTNTSLTKRKYSIYQYVLFIVAVLILVVCLTVGSVMLFKGENGNKHCKWCHRLSCFPTSKWTC from the exons ATGGCGAACAGAGATTCGGAGAGAGGAGAAGGGAAGCAGAACAACAACAATATCTATGACGAAAGCTCCAGCGATACTCATTGGACTTCGTGGCTCGTTCCACTGATCGTCGTGGCGAATCTCGCCGTCTTTATCGCCGTTATGTTCGTCAACGACTGTCCCAAGAAGATCATCGGACCAAACAAAGCTTGCGTCGCTAGATTCCTCGGAAGATTCTCTTTTCAGCCCCTTAGAGAGAATCCTCTCTTTGGCCCTTCTTCCTCTAC ATTGGAGAGAATGGGAGCGTTGGAGTGGGGGAAAGTAGTACATGAGCATCAAGGATGGAGACTCGTCACTTGTATGTGGCTACACGCTGGTATCCTTCATCTCCTCACCAATATGTTGAGTTTGATCTTCATTGGTATCCGCCTTGAGCAGCAGTTTGGCTTCA TAAGAGTCGGGCTTATCTACTTAATCTCTGGTCTCGGTGGAAGCATACTCTCCTCTCTTTTCCTTCAAGAAAGTATCTCCGTTGGTGCTTCTGGTGCTCTCTTTGGACTTCTTGGAGCTATGTTGTCTGAACTTCTCACCAATTGGACTATCTATGCTAACAAG GCGGCTGCTTTGTTCACACTCCTGTTCATCATAGCGATCAACTTAGGACTAGGCTTGCTTCCTCGGGTTGACAATTTCGCGCATATTGGAGGGTTTATAACCGGGTTCTGCCTCGGTTTTATCCTCCTTGTCCGGCCACAGCACGGTTGGGAAAGTTCCCGCACCAACACTTCCCTTACCAAACGCAAGTATAGCATCTACCAGTACGTTCTGTTCATAGTTGCAGTCCTTATACTTGTGGTTTGTTTAACTGTTGGATCAGTGATGCTTTTCAAAGGAGAGAATGGTAACAAACATTGCAAATGGTGTCATCGCCTCAGCTGTTTCCCCACTTCGAAATGGACCTgttaa
- the LOC103838296 gene encoding cytosolic sulfotransferase 18 produces the protein MSSNLLPLSPMATETVTGTTVPNHDETELTEFQKNQKRYQDLISTLPHVKGWRPKAPLIGYGGHWWIQPFLEGSLYAQEFFQARPIDFLICSYPKTGSTWLKSLTFTIANRSRFNDPTNPLLKRNPHELIPLIEIEFPLFPHIDVLQDKCNTLFATHMPHDFLPDSVVKSGCKMVYIWRDPKDTFVSFWNFMQKQRSTRGPLNSLEECFDMFCRGISGEGPYLDHVLGYWKAHQENPDKILFLKYENVSADPLPYVKRLAEFMGYRFTAEEEKNGVVEKVVNLCSFETLKNLEVNKGDKERADISSPNVNRAFFRKGKTGDWVNYLSPDMAARMDGLMEEKFKGTGLLENGN, from the coding sequence ATGTCCTCCAATCTTCTTCCTCTATCTCCAATGGCAACAGAAACCGTAACCGGCACTACCGTGCCAAACCATGACGAGACCGAGTTAACAGAGTTCCAAAAGAATCAGAAACGGTACCAAGACCTGATCTCCACGTTGCCTCACGTGAAAGGCTGGAGGCCGAAAGCTCCCTTGATTGGGTACGGTGGTCATTGGTGGATACAGCCTTTCCTTGAAGGTTCCCTTTACGCGCAAGAGTTCTTCCAAGCGCGACCCATTGACTTCCTCATCTGTAGCTACCCAAAGACCGGTTCCACCTGGCTCAAATCACTAACATTCACAATAGCCAATCGATCTCGCTTCAACGATCCCACAAACCCTCTCCTCAAACGTAACCCTCACGAGCTTATTCCTCTCATTGAGATCGAGTTCCCTTTGTTCCCTCACATTGATGTTCTCCAAGACAAATGTAACACTCTCTTTGCAACTCATATGCCACACGATTTCTTACCCGATTCGGTTGTAAAATCGGGTTGTAAGATGGTTTACATCTGGAGAGACCCAAAGGACACTTTCGTCTCCTTTTGGAACTTCATGCAAAAGCAAAGGTCAACACGTGGCCCGCTCAATAGTCTTGAGGAGTGTTTTGATATGTTCTGCCGAGGTATTTCCGGggaaggtccttatcttgatcaTGTGTTAGGCTATTGGAAAGCTCACCAAGAGAATCCAGATAAGATTTTGTTCCTCAAGTACGAGAATGTGAGTGCTGATCCTTTGCCTTATGTGAAGAGATTGGCTGAGTTCATGGGTTATAGATTCACAGCTGAGGAAGAGAAGAATGGGGTTGTTGAGAAAGTTGTGAACCTTTGCAGCTTTGAGACGTTGAAGAATCTTGAAGTTAACAAAGGAGATAAGGAGAGAGCAGATATTTCTTCTCCTAATGTAAACCGCGCGTTTTTCAGAAAAGGAAAGACCGGAGATTGGGTGAATTATTTGAGTCCGGACATGGCAGCTCGTATGGATGGGTTAATGGAAGAGAAATTCAAGGGTACTGGTTTGCTTGAAAATGGTAACTGA
- the LOC103838295 gene encoding replication factor C subunit 2, translating into MASSSSTSSGGGGYEIPWVEKYRPSKVVDIVGNEDAVSRLQVIARDGNMPNLILAGPPGTGKTTSILALAHELLGPNYREAVLELNASDDRGIDVVRNKIKMFAQKKVTLPPGRHKVVILDEADSMTSGAQQALRRTIEIYSNSTRFALACNTSGKIIEPIQSRCALVRFSRLSDQEILGRLMVVVQAENVPYVPEGLEAIIFTADGDMRQALNNLQATFSGFRFVNQENVFKVCDQPHPLHVKNMVRNVLESKFDDACHGMKQLYDLGYSPTDIITTLFRIIKNYDMAEYLKLEFMKETGFAHMRICDGVGSYLQLCGLLAKLAVVRETAKAA; encoded by the exons ATGGCGTCTTCGTCTTCAACATCTTCCGGCGGCGGCGGTTACGAGATCCCGTGGGTGGAGAAATACAGGCCGAGCAAAGTGGTGGACATCGTCGGGAACGAAGATGCAGTCTCAAGGCTCCAAGTCATCGCTCGCGACGGCAACATGCCCAATCTTATCCTCGCC GGTCCTCCTGGAACGGGTAAGACCACTAGCATTTTGGCTCTTGCGCACGAGCTTCTCGGCCCTAATTATAGAGAGGCTGTTCTGGAATTGAATGCTTCTGATGATAG GGGTATCGATGTTGTTAGGAACAAGATTAAGATGTTTGCTCAGAAGAAAGTCACACTTCCTCCGGGCCGTCATAAGGTTGTCATTCTTGATGAAGCTGACAG CATGACATCTGGAGCACAGCAAGCTTTGAGGAGAACGATTGAGATCTACTCAAACTCTACCCGGTTTGCACTTGCTTGTAACACCTCTGGCAAGATTATTGAGCCTATCCAGAGTAGATGCGCCCTTGTTCGATTCTCTAGGTTATCTGATCAGGAGATACTTGGCCGTCTCATGGTCGTGGTTCAAGCTGAGAAT GTTCCTTATGTACCTGAAGGCCTTGAGGCGATAATCTTCACAGCTGATGGTGATATGAGGCAAGCTCTGAACAATTTGCAAGCCACATTCAGCGGGTTTCGCTTTGTCAATCAAGAAAACGTCTTCAAG GTCTGTGACCAGCCTCACCCGCTTCATGTCAAGAACATGGTTCGCAACGTGCTGGAAAGTAAGTTCGACGATGCTTGTCACGGCATGAAGCAGCTATACGATCTAGGCTACTCTCCAACCGACATTATCACAACGCTTTTCCGTATAATAAAGAATTATGATATGGCTGAGTATCTGAAACTTGAGTTCATGAAG GAAACTGGTTTTGCGCATATGAGAATATGTGATGGAGTTGGATCATACCTCCAGCTATGTGGTCTTCTTGCTAAGTTAGCCGTTGTTCGTGAAACAGCGAAAGCTGCTTAG
- the LOC103838294 gene encoding E3 ubiquitin-protein ligase At1g63170 isoform X1, with translation MPIESTENDDARPLILTRGGRSSVRRQGLREAARLLRHASSGRRRMTTMMREPSMLVRESAAEQLEERQSDWAYSKPVVVLDFVWNLAFIAVAAAVLGLSSDEKPNTPLRVWTVGYGLQCVVHMVCVCVEYRRRSNRSPSKSFTKHLESANTMFSFIWWIIGFYWVSSGGQELAQGSPQLYWLCIVFLGFDVFFVVLCIALACVIGIAVCCCLPCIIAVLYAVAEQLKMQEGASKEDIDQLTKFKFRKVGESEKHTVDEEEEQAKGDSGGVMTECGTDSPLQHTLPHEDAECCICLSAYADETELRELPCGHHFHCSCVDKWLYINATCPLCKYNILKNSNYEDGEEV, from the exons ATGCCAATAGAGAGTACGGAGAACGACGATGCGAGGCCTTTGATTTTAACCAGAGGTGGAAGGTCGTCGGTGAGGAGACAAGGGCTGAGAGAAGCGGCGAGGTTACTCAGACATGCAAGCAGCGGGAGGAGGAGGATGACGACGATGATGAGAGAGCCGTCGATGCTGGTTCGTGAATCTGCCGCGGAGCAGCTCGAGGAGAGGCAAAGCGATTGGGCTTACTCGAAGCCCGTGGTGGTTCTTGATTTCGTTTGGAACCTCGCCTTCATCGCCGTTGCTGCAGCTGTTCTTGGGCTTAGCAGCGATGAGAAGCCCAATACGCCGCTCAGGGTTTGGACCGTTGGGTATGGGTTGCAATGTGTGGTGCATATGGTCTGTGTCTGTGTTGAGTATCGTAGGAGGAGTAATAGGAGTCCGAGCAAAAG TTTTACTAAGCATCTAGAGTCTGCAAATACAATGTTCTCATTTATATGGTGGATCATTGGATTCTACTGGGTATCTTCTGGTGGACAAGAGCTAGCACAAGGGTCACCTCAGCTTTACTG gtTGTGTATAGTGTTTCTTGGTTTCGATGTGTTCTTTGTGGTGTTATGCATTGCACTGGCTTGTGTGATCGGCATTGCTGTTTGCTGCTGCTTGCCTTGCATCATTGCGGTTCTATATGCAGTGGCTGAACAG TTGAAAATGCAGGAAGGAGCTTCTAAAGAAGACATTGACCAACTTACCAAATTCAAATTCCGAAAGGTTGGTGAGTCTGAGAAACATActgttgatgaagaagaagaacaagcaAAAGGAGATTCAGGAGGAGTGATGACTGAATGTGGTACAGATTCACCCCTCCAACATACTCTTCCTCATGAGGATGCA GAATGCTGCATTTGTCTTTCGGCTTATGCAGACGAGACAGAGCTAAGAGAACTTCCTTGTGGCCACCATTTCCATTGCAGTTGTGTGGACAAATGGCTTTACATTAACGCTACTTGTCCTCTCTGCAAATACAACATCCTCAAGAATAGCAACTATGAAGATGGAGAGGAAGTCTAA
- the LOC103838294 gene encoding E3 ubiquitin-protein ligase At1g63170 isoform X2, with amino-acid sequence MPIESTENDDARPLILTRGGRSSVRRQGLREAARLLRHASSGRRRMTTMMREPSMLVRESAAEQLEERQSDWAYSKPVVVLDFVWNLAFIAVAAAVLGLSSDEKPNTPLRVWTVGYGLQCVVHMVCVCVEYRRRSNRSPSKSFTKHLESANTMFSFIWWIIGFYWVSSGGQELAQGSPQLYWLCIVFLGFDVFFVVLCIALACVIGIAVCCCLPCIIAVLYAVAEQEGASKEDIDQLTKFKFRKVGESEKHTVDEEEEQAKGDSGGVMTECGTDSPLQHTLPHEDAECCICLSAYADETELRELPCGHHFHCSCVDKWLYINATCPLCKYNILKNSNYEDGEEV; translated from the exons ATGCCAATAGAGAGTACGGAGAACGACGATGCGAGGCCTTTGATTTTAACCAGAGGTGGAAGGTCGTCGGTGAGGAGACAAGGGCTGAGAGAAGCGGCGAGGTTACTCAGACATGCAAGCAGCGGGAGGAGGAGGATGACGACGATGATGAGAGAGCCGTCGATGCTGGTTCGTGAATCTGCCGCGGAGCAGCTCGAGGAGAGGCAAAGCGATTGGGCTTACTCGAAGCCCGTGGTGGTTCTTGATTTCGTTTGGAACCTCGCCTTCATCGCCGTTGCTGCAGCTGTTCTTGGGCTTAGCAGCGATGAGAAGCCCAATACGCCGCTCAGGGTTTGGACCGTTGGGTATGGGTTGCAATGTGTGGTGCATATGGTCTGTGTCTGTGTTGAGTATCGTAGGAGGAGTAATAGGAGTCCGAGCAAAAG TTTTACTAAGCATCTAGAGTCTGCAAATACAATGTTCTCATTTATATGGTGGATCATTGGATTCTACTGGGTATCTTCTGGTGGACAAGAGCTAGCACAAGGGTCACCTCAGCTTTACTG gtTGTGTATAGTGTTTCTTGGTTTCGATGTGTTCTTTGTGGTGTTATGCATTGCACTGGCTTGTGTGATCGGCATTGCTGTTTGCTGCTGCTTGCCTTGCATCATTGCGGTTCTATATGCAGTGGCTGAACAG GAAGGAGCTTCTAAAGAAGACATTGACCAACTTACCAAATTCAAATTCCGAAAGGTTGGTGAGTCTGAGAAACATActgttgatgaagaagaagaacaagcaAAAGGAGATTCAGGAGGAGTGATGACTGAATGTGGTACAGATTCACCCCTCCAACATACTCTTCCTCATGAGGATGCA GAATGCTGCATTTGTCTTTCGGCTTATGCAGACGAGACAGAGCTAAGAGAACTTCCTTGTGGCCACCATTTCCATTGCAGTTGTGTGGACAAATGGCTTTACATTAACGCTACTTGTCCTCTCTGCAAATACAACATCCTCAAGAATAGCAACTATGAAGATGGAGAGGAAGTCTAA